Below is a genomic region from Methanolobus sediminis.
AGCAACAACCGGCAGCAGAAGATCCCACATTGGATCGGGTGCTACTGAGACCAGCATCGGAGCTGAAACGAATGAAGCCATGGTACCTATGAGGAAACCAATGCACCCTCCCACAATTCCAATGATCGCACCTTCCAGGAACAGCATGGAAACCACCTGGATATCGCTTGCACCTATAGCACGCATTATACCAATCTCCTTCATTTTTTCGTTAACAGAAGCAAGCATTGTGGAAGCAACGGTCAATGTGCTTACAAGCAGGGTAATAATGGAAACTGCCATGGCAGAGGATTTTGTATGATTGACAATTGCCATCTCATTTTGCACGATCTGGCTCATTGCACGTGCCTCCATCCCAGGTAGAACACCTTCTATCTGCTGGCTCATTTCTTCAACCGGACAGGCACTACACAACGCACGTACCTCCAGACTGCTGACTTTTCCTTCCATGGAAAGCAGATATTGGGAAGTCGCAAGCGGAAGTATGACGTAGCTGTCCTCGTTATCCCCGGTGCTCTCTATCACACCTGCAACCTGGGCATCAATAGAAATATTATCATTAGAAAGTGTAATCATCGAACCTTCCTTAAGTCCCAGCGGAATGGCGATATCCGAACCCAGGAGTACTTCTGGTTGTTTAGTGTTCTCTGAAGACATCCAGTGACCCTGAATATTCCACCAGGGTTTGAGATTCATTTCCTGTTCCGGGTCAACGCCCATCACAACAACAGAAGAGCCCTGAAGTTCTGCAATGCCATAGAGTCTTGGCGCTACGACCGACAGACTTGCATTATCCTTGATCGTGTAGATCTTCGGAATATCTGATTCTTCGATGTAGTTGTTTCCCGTGTAAAGTGAACCCATTGAAGTGTATCCGTCCACAAGAGGGATGGATTCTATCTCAGGCCGGACTATTATGTTTGCACCGAATTTGTTCGTTGCTTCATGAAAGCCTTCAGTTGCTGCTGAGAATGTAGTTACGACAGCTACTATTGCAGCAGCAGCGACGACCACACCGAGTACAGCCACCGCAAGTTTTGTTTTCCTGCGGAATACGTCCTTCAATACGAAAGAGTGTAAATGCATTCTCTTCTCCTCAATTTTGAGTTATTATCTGACAGGTTATACATTAAGTGTAAAGTTAGTACTTTACAATAAGTGTAAACGCAGATTAACTTTACGATAGATGTAAAGTAACAAAAAAGAGAAACTCATAAGATATATATGGTTTTACAGCAGTTGTAAAGACATGGTAAAATTGGACAGAATAAACCTCTCCAATGAAGGGTTGACCAAATTCTTCAGCCCCATTGAATCACAAATAATGCAGGTCCTATGGGAAAATGAAGAACTGACAACCCCCGAGATTACTGAAAAGACCGATATCCCCTTATCCAGCGTAGCCGGCACTCTGGACAGGCTCGTAAAAGCAGGTTTTGCAACACGTAAACTGGACAAAGGTGAAGCAAAGGTAAGGTATCTCTACTCTGCCGCAGATTCCATGGACAATACTGCAAACACCATTACAAAAAAGGTGCTTGATAGTCTTGTGGATACCTTTGGTAAAGTGGCAATAGAGAATTTTCACGCATATAATAACAAGAAGTGATTTTTCAGGACACGGAACATGTTCTCCATACAGGATGAAGTGGAATGCTATATCGCCTGCATTAATGAAGGAAATCTCCTGCCGTTGATAGGCACCTCCATGATCCTGGCCCTGCTGATGTTCAGTATATACTTCAGGACAAGCAGACCAGTAACACGACTCTCAGCGTTTGTTGCTGGCCAGTTATTCATCATTTCTGCCATCGCAGCAGTTGTCTATGCAATGAAGTGCAGTCAGATGTTAAGCATCGAAATATATCTGGGTTATGTGACACTATCAACAGCTATTATCCTGCTCCTGCCTAGAGTGTATTATAAGATACTTATCAAAAGATACGATGCCAGACCAATAACAGAGGTTATGGACTGGCCTCAGGAATTTGTAAAAAACCTTGACACGAAATCCAGCGTGTATTATTATGATTCCGCAGTACCCCGAGCATTCGCTTCCGGAAAGGCTATTTTCCTGTCACTTGGAATGCTGGAACTGGTTGATGAAACTGAACTGAAAGCCGTCCTTGCGCATGAAGTATGGCATCTTCGCCATAACAGCAGGACTCCCATACTAAGGCAACTGTCACTGATGAGCTTTACAAAGAACCGTTCTGAAGACGAACTGGAGACTCTTGCAGACATGTTTGCAGAAAAGGTTGTCAGCAAGAGTGCACTTGAATCTGCAAGAGCAAAGATCAGCTGAGATTGATAACAAACAGTGTGAATGATATCTATTTGAATAGAGTGATCGGGAAATTGAAAGATTCAAATTGTTTTTGTCCAACTTTATTAAATACTAAAAATTCACTTATTCATCAAATAAGGATAGAATATGCCTCAGATTCCAAATGACCACCCGACACTCTGGATAAAATCCACAAAATCAGAATCGCTGAAAGGCAAGACCATCGTGCTTGCAGTCACAGGCAGCATTGCTGCTGTAAGGACAGTGGAACTTGCACGGGATTTTATACGAAGAGGCGCAGACGTTTATGCAGTTATCAGCGAGGCTGCCGGATGGATAATCAACCCAATGGCCATGCATTATGCTACAGGAAACGAAGTCATCACTGGCATAACCGGGAAGGTCGAGCATGTGGAGTTCTTTGGAAATCTTGGCAGGGCAGACCTTTTGCTCGTGGCTCCTGCAACCGCCAACACCATCGGAAAGATTGCAGCAGGGATAGATGATACACCTGTAACGACCTTTGCGACCACAGCAATCGGCGCAGGTAAACCTGTAATGATAGTACCTGCAATGCACGAGGATATGTACAATCATCCGGCGGTCATGGAAAACATTGAAAAGATGAAAGACTGGGGAATCAGCTTCATCGGGCCCAGGATAGAGGAAGGCATAGCAAAGATAGCCGGAAATGACGAGATCGTGCTTGATGTTGAGAGGGCTATCGGGAAAAGGACACTCTGTGGAAAGAAGATACTGATAACAAGCGGATCAACAGCAGAGCCTATAGATCCTATACGAATTCTTACTAACAGAGCTTCCGGGAAGACCGGGAATGAACTTGCACTTGAAGCTTATCGCAGAGGAGCTGAAGTAACTATAGTTCACAGAAATAGGCTTGGAGTTTCCGGCGTCAATGAGATCTACGCTGAAACTGCTGATCAGATGACTGATGCAGTGCTTGATGAACTTGCAAAAGGTTATGATATACTCATAAGTTCTGCTGCAATTGCAGATTATACGATTGATGCAAGCGAGCAGAAAATAAAATCCGGAGAAGAAGGACTTGAGCTTTCTTTCAGGAATACGCGTAAGCTTATCAAAGAAGCAAAGCAGGCATTTCCACTGGTGAAGATTGTCGGGTTCAAAGCTGAAGCCGGAATCGGTGCGGATGAACTTATCAGAAGGGCAAGGCAGACACTTTTGGATTCGGAACTTGACATGATAGTTGCTAACGAGGTCAGTAAAGGCGGTATTGGAACAGAGAACAATAATGTAACTATATTATACTCTGCTATCAAAGAAAATCGTAATATTAAAGGCTCTAAAAGCCTTATTGCAACTGCCCTTATGGATGAAATTACAGAACTGCTGACATCAAAAGGCGAAATATAAATGCAACCTGAACCTGTAAATGATACTCTGACAGCCAGAGCTTTCGCACCTGCACATATAACTGGTTTTTTTAAGATACATGACCATGAAGATCCCATGAAAAAAGGGTCTACTGGTTGTGGAGTAGTACTTGATGGCGGAGTTTATACCACCGTTACAACAGGAAAGGATATTGATAAGACAGAGATATTCCTCAATGGCGAAATCGTTGCAGGAAACACCAGCAGAACAGTTATTGAGTCCATGACAGATCTTCCTGTAAAGGTGGAAAGTATTTCGGACATACCAATAGGATGTGGATTTGGAGCATCTGGAGCAGGAGCGCTTGGAACAGCATATGCGCTGAACCATGCTCTCTCGCTGGAATATACATCCATTAGACTCAATGATATCGCACACATTGCAGAAGTCAAAAATGGAAGTGGGCTGGGAGATGTCGTTGGGCAGGCACATGGGGGGATACCAATTAGAAAAACACCGGGTTCACCTTCAATAGCTCGTATCGATCACGTGCCAACAGCGGAAAAAGAGGTATTCTGTGTAGTTCTTGGAGAACTATCCACCAGCTCAGTGCTTGGAAATCCGGAAATGGTTAAAAATATCAACATAGCAGGCGAAGAAGCCATGAAAAAGCTCATTGAAAAGCCTACTGTGGATAATTTCATGCATTGCTCCAGGGAATTTGCCATTAATTGCGGACTTGCCAGAGGAAAGGTAAGAGAGGCTATAGAAGCCGCTGATAAAGCAGGAGTTGTAGCTTCACAGGCAATGCTTGGCAATGCAGTATTCTCAATACCTTCTGTGACCTGTGTAAAGGAACTTATAGATGTATTTTCTGATTTTGGTGAAGTTCTCAGGTTTAAGATACGAACTGGAAGTATCAAAATTGTCTGAGCGAAAATATATTATCAATTCCACCTGATATTATACGCTTGGAATTATTTATTGGAGAGATTTCTATGGTTGTTGAAGGTGAATGGGAACCAGAACCACCTAAAAAGGTTCCGGAGATCCCAATAAAAGATATTGCACCTATAATAGGGAAGATGGGTCGTGGTATTGCAGTTGTTTTTGTATTATTGATCGTATTTTCAATTTTATTCGGCTCTATTTTTGTGTCGGTTGGGGCCGGAGAAGTTGGAGTGAAGTTCAACCAGTTTGGTGGTGTGGAAGACGACGAACTTGGTGAAGGCCTGCACATCGTTCCACCATGGGTATCTGTGACAAAGTACTCTGTCAGAAGTGAAACATATACCATGAGCGGTGTGGAAGATGAAGGACAGGTCGTTGGTGATGACCAGATCAAGGCGCTTACGGCTGAAGGTCTTACACTGGGACTGGATATCACTGTAAGGTACAGACTTGTGCCTGATGAGGTTAGTGATGTTCACCAGAAGCTCGGAACAAACTACGCTGAAAAGATCATAAGACCTACAATAAGGTCATCGATACGTGAAGTTGTTTCCAGTAAGACAGCCTTGCAGGTCTATGGTGAAGAAAGAGAACTTGTAGCCGGAGAGATGCTCACAAATATTGCAGATGCCCTTGATAACGATGGGATCATTGTGGAAGAAGTACTCGTAAGGAACGTAGTGCTCCCGACAAGGGTTGCTGAAGCCATTGAAGCAAAACTCCAGGCAGACCAGGATGCCCAGAGAATGATATTTGTAAAGCAGAAGGAACAACTGGAAGCTGAAAGAAAGATCATTGAGGCGAATGGTATTGCTAATGCAACTATAGCCCAGGCCTATGGTGAAGCTGAAGCGCTTAGGGTCATTAACGAGCAACTGGCAAAGAACCCTGACCTCATCAACTATAAGTACATACAGATGTTGCAGGGACAGGAAATACAAACAATGATCGTGCCAACAGACCAGGGAATAATATTGGATACGAGCAAATAAAATAATAGAATAATAAGGAGAAAACGGACTGAATGACAGACATCCCTAAAGATCATCCCAGGTATGAATCTCTCATCACCAGGGAAAGAATAGTTGAAGGCGTAAACATCGGAATCACAAGCAAACAAGGACTTGTGGCGCAGGGACGTGGGGAAGCTTTTGACTACATGATAGGGGAGAAAACCACTAAATCAGCAGCCATTGCAGAAAGGGCAGCGGTTGCTAATATTCTCCTTGCAGAGAATGCCATAATATCTGTGAACGGCAACACTGCTGCGCTTGTACCTGACCTTATGGCAGCTCTTGCAGATGTCACCGGGGCAAGACTTGAAGTGAACCTATTCCACAGAAGTGATGCCAGAGTGCATAAGATAATCGACCACCTGAAAGCACATGGAGCAGGTGTTGTCCTCGGTGGAAAAGGAGATAAGAGACTTGACCTTTCCCATGACAGGGCTATTGTTGATGAGGAAGGTATATTCAGTGCGGATGTTGTACTGGTTCCTCTTGAAGATGGTGACAGGTGCCAGAAACTCGTGGAAATGGGCAAAACTGTAATTACCATAGACCTGAACCCTCTTTCAAGAACAGCACTGACAGCTAACATCACCATCGTGGATAATGTCACAAGGGCACTCAATAACATGATCCAGTTCACAAAGGACATGAAAACTCACAGCAAGGATGCTCTTCAGGAAGTTGTTGATTCGTTCAACAATGATGTTACCATTTCAGATGCCCTTTACACCATGCAGGAAAACCTGAAGAACAAGGCAGAGGAGAAAGGTCTTACATGCGTCTGATCGAGACAACAAGGAAATTCGTTTCAAAGGTACTGGAAAATGAACCCAGCACCCATGATATGTCACATATTGAAAGGGTTGAAAGTACCTGTATGAGGATTCAGGAAAAGGAAGGTGGAGACTTACAGGTAATCCGCCTTGCAGCACTTCTTCATGACGTAGGTATCGTGAGAGAACACAAGGAAGGTGGCAACCATGCAGAATATAGCGCTGAGATTGCACGTGATTTCCTTGCAGAGAATGGTGCAGAAGCAGAACTTATAGACCATGTGACATCCTGTATCCTGACCCACCGTTTCAGCCGGGGAATAAAGGCAGAGACAATCGAGGCACAGATCCTTCAGGATGCCGATAGGATCGATGCGCTGGGTGCTGTTGGTATTTTCAGGTCACTTGTCTCCATGGGAGCCTTGAGGGCTTTGAAAGAAACGATTGGGACGGTAAAGGAAACTTCTATGAATGCTTATACAGAAGATCCTTTCGACGGGTTCCACGATTACATGGAAAGAAAACCTTTTAAAATACCTGAAAGACTTAATACGGAAACAGCTAAAGATATTGCAGAACAGAGACTGGCAATTATGCGCAAATATCTGGATGAGCTAAAAGAAGAGACATCAGGAGAGAAATAATGGCGGATCTTATCATAAAGAATGCTTATATCCTTACAATGGACCCGGAAGCAGGTGATATTGAGAACGGGGTCGTTGTTGTAGAGGACGGTAAAATTAAGGAAGTAGGAACTTCAACAGAATGCACCGCAGAGAAAGTCATCGATGCAAAGGGCTCAGTCCTTATGCCAGGACTTGTTAACACCCACTGCCACGCAGGAATGACACTTTTCAGAGGCTATGCTGATGATATGCAGCTTCAGGACTGGCTTGAGAATCACATATGGCCTGCCGAAGCTAAACTTACTGACGATGACATTTATGCAGGCACAAAACTTGCATGTCTTGAAATGATACGCTCCGGAACCATTGCTTTTGCTGATATGTACATCCACGAGAACAGGGTTGCTCAGGCTGTTGATGAAGCAGGAATTCGTGCAGCACTTTCCTACGGAATGATAGATTTCGGAGATAAGGAAAAAGCTGACAAGGAACTTGAAGTTGGCAGTGCTTTTGTCAAAGAGTGGAACGGGAAAGCCGGCGGCAGGATCAGTACAATGTACGGTCCGCATGCACCTAACACATGTTCAAAAGAATTCCTGATCAGAGTTAAAGAGCAGGCTGTAAAGGATAATGTAAAACAGCATATCCATGTTCTTGAGACCGAAGCCGAACTTAACTATATGAAAGAGAATTTCGGCATGTGTTCTATCCATTTCCTAAAGGGAATCGATTTCTGGGGAACTGATGTACTTGCTGCACACTGTGTATGGCTCTCAGATGGCGACATTAAGATACTTGCTGAATATGGTGTGAATATTTCACATAACCCTAACAGTAATATGAAACTCGCTTCCGGCATCTGTCCTGTGGCGAAACTCATTGATGCAGGAGCAAATGTATGTCTTGGAACCGATGGATGTGCTTCCAATAACAACCTTGATATGTTTGAGGAAATGAGATCCGCAGCTCTTTTGCAGAAGGTCAGCACAATGGATCCGACTGTGCTTCCTGCACGTAAGGTTCTTGAAATGGCAACCATCAACGGTGCAAAGGCACTTGGAATCAACAGCGGAATGTTGAAAGAAGGTTATAATGCTGACATGATAATTGTTGACATGAACAAAGCTCATCTGGCACCAGTCTACGATGTTGCTTCACATCTTGTCTATGCTGCAAGCGGCAAAGATGTCAGCGCTACCATTGTTGATGGAAAGGTGCTTATGGAAGATGGAAAGGTACTTTCCATGGATGAGCAGGAAGTAATTGACACTGCCATAAAGAGTTCAAAAGACCTTCTTGGAAGAATTGGAAATTAAGTATCATAACTAAGGCTTACACTTATATTAGATACGTTATTATCAAATGTTATTTTCAAATTGGAGATAAAAGATGACTGATACTGAAATGTTAGAATCCGGAAATATGAAAATTGACTGGGTTCTTAACCACATGCCTGTTCTTAATATCATCAGGGAACAGTTTGCAAAGGAAAAACCTCTTGCAGGTCACAAAGTTGCAATGGCACTCCACGTAGAGGCAAAGACCGCAGCTCTCGTTGAAACGCTCGCAATCGGTGGAGCAAAAGTAGCAATTACAGGATGTAATCCTCTTAGTACACAGGATGACGTTTCACTGGCATTGCACAACAAGGACAACATCCAGTGTTTTGCAAAATATGACTGCTGCAACGAGGAATATTACGAAGCTATTGACAAAGTACTTGACATGAAACCTGACATCACGATCGATGATGGTGCAGACCTCATTTTCAAGCTTCACACAGAACGCACAGACCTTCTGCCAGACATCCTTGGTGGGTGTGAGGAAACTACAACAGGCATCCACAGACTTAAGGCAATGGAACGTGACGGAGCTCTTAAGATGCCTGTTATTGCTGTGAATGATGCAATGACAAAGTTCCTCTTTGACAACCGCTATGGTACAGGACAGTCCTCATGGGATGGTATCATGAGAACAACAAACCTTCTTGTAGCAGGCAAGAATGTCGTTATTGGCGGATACGGATGGTGTGGTAAAGGTGCTGCTATGCGCGCAAAGGGTCTTGGAGCAAACGTCATTGTGACCGAAATAGACCCAATCAGAGCACTGGAAGCACGTATGGATGGTAACAGTGTTATGCCTATGAAAGAGGCTGCAAAGATCGGCGACATATTCCTTACAACCACAGGAAACAAGGATATCCTGAACAGAGAGGATTTCGAAGTCATTAAAGACGGTGCAATCCTCGCAAATGCAGGTCACTTCAATGTTGAGATCAACCTTGAAGACCTCAAGGCAATGGCAGGTTCTGTCAGGACTGTGAGAAACAATATCAAGGAATACAAGATAGGGGAGAAACGTGTTTACGTGCTTGCTGACGGAAGACTTGTAAACCTTGCAGCAGGTGACGGGCACCCCGCAGAAGTTATGGATATGAGCTTTGCAAACCAGGCACTCTGTGTAAGATACATTGCAGAGAACAAGCTTTCAAATGGTGTTCATGCAGTACCTCATGAGCTTGATATCGGCGTTGCTGAGATGAAACTCATGTCGATGGGCATAAGCATTGACAAGCTTTCTGATGAACAGGAAGCATACATGGCAGGCTGGGAAACCGGAACATAAACCTGTCATTTACTTTTTTCTTTTTGAGATTTGAACTGCTACAACATGGGTGCTAACCGAAGGTTCGATATTTTGTTGCAATTATAAGTACTAATAAGCAATAATATATCAGGAGTGGCCACTGGAGAGGGAGAAATTAACCACATTTATAGGCTACTTTGTAAAAAGCGGGAATAATAAGATATAAACATTCTGTTTTGGATTAAATTATGGGTACATCTATAAAAAAGATATAAGTAATAGTAAGTCATTGGATGCTATAGAAGTTCGAACGCAACGGGGAAGCACGAAAACTATATATACTAAAAGTGCTTTTATCACCCGCTACACCGAAGTCGATGAACGTGAAGCAGCCTCAGCAAATCCACCCAACATATTGGGCTCGTAGCTCAGTCAGGCAGAGCGTCTGGCTTTTAACCAGACGGCCTAGGGTTCAAATCCCTACGAGCCCGCCAATCACTTTGCAAGAGTGTTCACGTTCACATTTTTGAGGGAGGAGTAATATATTGAGAAAATTTAGCCTGCTCGACCATCAGTTGATCCCTAAACATGAAATAATGTTGGAAGATGAACTTAAATCTGTTTTAAAGCAATATGCCATTGAGAAGGAACAACTACCCAAGATAAAGGTTGTTGATCCCGTTATTCAGGAAATTGGGGCACAGGTTGGAGACGTCGTAAAGATTACACGTATCAGTCAGACCGCCAGCGAAGCATTCTATTATCGACTTGTCATCGCTTAACTGCGATATTCACATTATTCAGACAGGGCTTTTTTGCAATAAACACAATAACCACATAAAGAAGGTGCTATCATAGCGTTAACCAAAGGACAGATCCCACGTTCGTTTTTCACGAAAGATAAGATCGTACAGCATCACATAGATTCCTACAATAAGTTTCTGGAGACTGGTCTTCAAAAGATCATCGATGAACAGAAGATCATCGAGACCGACCTTGAAGACACATATATCAAACTGGGCAATATCCGCGTTGAGAATCCTGTTGTCAAGGAAGCGGACGGAGCCATCGAAAACCTCTATCCTAACGAAGCAAGGCTCAGAAACCTTTCCTATTCCGCACCACTCTACCTCCAGATGAGTGTTGTTGAAAATGATGAAGAGAAAGAACCACAGGAAGCAAAGATCGGACAGCTTCCGGTAATGATCAAATCCGACATATGTAACCTCACTGAGCTTAGCGAGGAAGAGATGGTCAAATACGGTGAAGACCCACTTGACCCAGGAGGATATTTCATTATCAACGGTACCGAGCGTGTGGTCATGACACTGGAAGACCTCGCTCCTAACAAGATCCTCACTGAATTCGGAGAAAGATATGGAGACATCATAGAGGTTTCAAAGGTATTCTCACAGAGAAGAGGATACAGGGCACTCGTAGTT
It encodes:
- a CDS encoding ABC transporter permease, which encodes MHLHSFVLKDVFRRKTKLAVAVLGVVVAAAAIVAVVTTFSAATEGFHEATNKFGANIIVRPEIESIPLVDGYTSMGSLYTGNNYIEESDIPKIYTIKDNASLSVVAPRLYGIAELQGSSVVVMGVDPEQEMNLKPWWNIQGHWMSSENTKQPEVLLGSDIAIPLGLKEGSMITLSNDNISIDAQVAGVIESTGDNEDSYVILPLATSQYLLSMEGKVSSLEVRALCSACPVEEMSQQIEGVLPGMEARAMSQIVQNEMAIVNHTKSSAMAVSIITLLVSTLTVASTMLASVNEKMKEIGIMRAIGASDIQVVSMLFLEGAIIGIVGGCIGFLIGTMASFVSAPMLVSVAPDPMWDLLLPVVAICMFTGMIASLVPAKRALGIDPAEVLRSV
- a CDS encoding BlaI/MecI/CopY family transcriptional regulator; the protein is MVKLDRINLSNEGLTKFFSPIESQIMQVLWENEELTTPEITEKTDIPLSSVAGTLDRLVKAGFATRKLDKGEAKVRYLYSAADSMDNTANTITKKVLDSLVDTFGKVAIENFHAYNNKK
- a CDS encoding M48 family metalloprotease, giving the protein MFSIQDEVECYIACINEGNLLPLIGTSMILALLMFSIYFRTSRPVTRLSAFVAGQLFIISAIAAVVYAMKCSQMLSIEIYLGYVTLSTAIILLLPRVYYKILIKRYDARPITEVMDWPQEFVKNLDTKSSVYYYDSAVPRAFASGKAIFLSLGMLELVDETELKAVLAHEVWHLRHNSRTPILRQLSLMSFTKNRSEDELETLADMFAEKVVSKSALESARAKIS
- the coaBC gene encoding bifunctional phosphopantothenoylcysteine decarboxylase/phosphopantothenate--cysteine ligase CoaBC produces the protein MPQIPNDHPTLWIKSTKSESLKGKTIVLAVTGSIAAVRTVELARDFIRRGADVYAVISEAAGWIINPMAMHYATGNEVITGITGKVEHVEFFGNLGRADLLLVAPATANTIGKIAAGIDDTPVTTFATTAIGAGKPVMIVPAMHEDMYNHPAVMENIEKMKDWGISFIGPRIEEGIAKIAGNDEIVLDVERAIGKRTLCGKKILITSGSTAEPIDPIRILTNRASGKTGNELALEAYRRGAEVTIVHRNRLGVSGVNEIYAETADQMTDAVLDELAKGYDILISSAAIADYTIDASEQKIKSGEEGLELSFRNTRKLIKEAKQAFPLVKIVGFKAEAGIGADELIRRARQTLLDSELDMIVANEVSKGGIGTENNNVTILYSAIKENRNIKGSKSLIATALMDEITELLTSKGEI
- a CDS encoding pantoate kinase, which gives rise to MQPEPVNDTLTARAFAPAHITGFFKIHDHEDPMKKGSTGCGVVLDGGVYTTVTTGKDIDKTEIFLNGEIVAGNTSRTVIESMTDLPVKVESISDIPIGCGFGASGAGALGTAYALNHALSLEYTSIRLNDIAHIAEVKNGSGLGDVVGQAHGGIPIRKTPGSPSIARIDHVPTAEKEVFCVVLGELSTSSVLGNPEMVKNINIAGEEAMKKLIEKPTVDNFMHCSREFAINCGLARGKVREAIEAADKAGVVASQAMLGNAVFSIPSVTCVKELIDVFSDFGEVLRFKIRTGSIKIV
- a CDS encoding prohibitin family protein encodes the protein MVVEGEWEPEPPKKVPEIPIKDIAPIIGKMGRGIAVVFVLLIVFSILFGSIFVSVGAGEVGVKFNQFGGVEDDELGEGLHIVPPWVSVTKYSVRSETYTMSGVEDEGQVVGDDQIKALTAEGLTLGLDITVRYRLVPDEVSDVHQKLGTNYAEKIIRPTIRSSIREVVSSKTALQVYGEERELVAGEMLTNIADALDNDGIIVEEVLVRNVVLPTRVAEAIEAKLQADQDAQRMIFVKQKEQLEAERKIIEANGIANATIAQAYGEAEALRVINEQLAKNPDLINYKYIQMLQGQEIQTMIVPTDQGIILDTSK
- a CDS encoding 4-phosphopantoate--beta-alanine ligase, giving the protein MTDIPKDHPRYESLITRERIVEGVNIGITSKQGLVAQGRGEAFDYMIGEKTTKSAAIAERAAVANILLAENAIISVNGNTAALVPDLMAALADVTGARLEVNLFHRSDARVHKIIDHLKAHGAGVVLGGKGDKRLDLSHDRAIVDEEGIFSADVVLVPLEDGDRCQKLVEMGKTVITIDLNPLSRTALTANITIVDNVTRALNNMIQFTKDMKTHSKDALQEVVDSFNNDVTISDALYTMQENLKNKAEEKGLTCV
- a CDS encoding HD domain-containing protein; amino-acid sequence: MRLIETTRKFVSKVLENEPSTHDMSHIERVESTCMRIQEKEGGDLQVIRLAALLHDVGIVREHKEGGNHAEYSAEIARDFLAENGAEAELIDHVTSCILTHRFSRGIKAETIEAQILQDADRIDALGAVGIFRSLVSMGALRALKETIGTVKETSMNAYTEDPFDGFHDYMERKPFKIPERLNTETAKDIAEQRLAIMRKYLDELKEETSGEK
- a CDS encoding amidohydrolase family protein; amino-acid sequence: MADLIIKNAYILTMDPEAGDIENGVVVVEDGKIKEVGTSTECTAEKVIDAKGSVLMPGLVNTHCHAGMTLFRGYADDMQLQDWLENHIWPAEAKLTDDDIYAGTKLACLEMIRSGTIAFADMYIHENRVAQAVDEAGIRAALSYGMIDFGDKEKADKELEVGSAFVKEWNGKAGGRISTMYGPHAPNTCSKEFLIRVKEQAVKDNVKQHIHVLETEAELNYMKENFGMCSIHFLKGIDFWGTDVLAAHCVWLSDGDIKILAEYGVNISHNPNSNMKLASGICPVAKLIDAGANVCLGTDGCASNNNLDMFEEMRSAALLQKVSTMDPTVLPARKVLEMATINGAKALGINSGMLKEGYNADMIIVDMNKAHLAPVYDVASHLVYAASGKDVSATIVDGKVLMEDGKVLSMDEQEVIDTAIKSSKDLLGRIGN
- a CDS encoding adenosylhomocysteinase — translated: MTDTEMLESGNMKIDWVLNHMPVLNIIREQFAKEKPLAGHKVAMALHVEAKTAALVETLAIGGAKVAITGCNPLSTQDDVSLALHNKDNIQCFAKYDCCNEEYYEAIDKVLDMKPDITIDDGADLIFKLHTERTDLLPDILGGCEETTTGIHRLKAMERDGALKMPVIAVNDAMTKFLFDNRYGTGQSSWDGIMRTTNLLVAGKNVVIGGYGWCGKGAAMRAKGLGANVIVTEIDPIRALEARMDGNSVMPMKEAAKIGDIFLTTTGNKDILNREDFEVIKDGAILANAGHFNVEINLEDLKAMAGSVRTVRNNIKEYKIGEKRVYVLADGRLVNLAAGDGHPAEVMDMSFANQALCVRYIAENKLSNGVHAVPHELDIGVAEMKLMSMGISIDKLSDEQEAYMAGWETGT
- a CDS encoding DNA-directed RNA polymerase subunit H codes for the protein MRKFSLLDHQLIPKHEIMLEDELKSVLKQYAIEKEQLPKIKVVDPVIQEIGAQVGDVVKITRISQTASEAFYYRLVIA